The following coding sequences are from one Sphaeramia orbicularis chromosome 11, fSphaOr1.1, whole genome shotgun sequence window:
- the LOC115428106 gene encoding zinc finger protein 2 homolog isoform X2 codes for MSGSVSVPEQCLPKLQQLKRFVSERLSAAALEIIDAVERTMMDIQEEVRTGNKQDGGQPRNASPVAEWQDGHPGGSEQEEEDEEEFKGEEEEEDGNDQDPDFSLQQSDDAADEELALSQIGRDEPNRESKRSADGDVKVKKTYPCDVCSKSFDRPCRLQIHQRTHTGERPFQCPDCDKSFRSKALLSAHERTHSGERPFCCHDCGKCFLHNQALVEHLRTHSGERPFSCQTCSLTFTAKSHLTRHLLTHSGERKHLCVVCGKAYKRKEHLSGHMRAHSGERPFSCRDCGRSYGDRGHLRRHQRTHTGDSKRYACALCGLRVVSANHLQRHMQTHVDELPHRCPDCGKPFRRKDKLMEHMRIHTGEKPYQCALCDATFRWRAGLNAHQQNHTVDEAL; via the exons ATGTCTGGTTCCGTGTCGGTACCGGAGCAGTGCCTGCCGAAGCTGCAGCAGTTGAAGCGGTTCGTGTCAGAGCGTCTGTCTGCAGCAGCCCTGGAGATCATCGACGCGGTGGAGAGGACGATGATGGACATCCAGGAGGAAGTTCGGACCGGCAACAAACAAGATGGCGGACAGCCGCGGAACGCCTCACCTGTGGCCGAGTGGCAGGACGGACATCCAG GTGGGtctgaacaggaggaggaggatgaggaggagtttaaaggtgaggaagaagaagaagatggaaatGACCAGGATCCAGACTTCAGTCTTCAGCAGAGTGACGATGCAGCAGATGAGGAGCTGGCTTTGTCCCAGATTGGCAGAGACGAACCAAACAGGGAGAGCAAGAGGTCTGCTGACGGTGATGTGAAAGTGAAGAAGACATATCCGTGTGATGTGTGTTCGAAGAGCTTCGACCGGCCGTGTCGTCTGCAGATCCACCAGAGGACACACACAGGTGAGAGGCCGTTCCAGTGTCCCGACTGTGACAAGAGCTTCAGGAGCAAAGCACTGCTGTCGGCGCATGAGAGGACGCATAGCGGTGAGCGGCCGTTCTGTTGTCATGACTGCGGGAAGTGTTTCCTTCACAACCAGGCGCTGGTGGAGCACTTGCGAACCCACAGTGGAGAGCGGCCGTTCAGCTGTCAGACCTGCAGCCTGACCTTCACTGCCAAGAGTCACCTGACCCGACACCTGCTCACACACTCAG GTGAGAGAAAGCACCTGTGTGTGGTTTGTGGGAAGGCCTACAAGAGGAAGGAACACCTGAGCGGCCACATGAGGGCGCACAGTGGCGAACGGCCGTTCAGCTGCAGAGACTGCGGCCGCAGTTATGGTGACCGCGGACACCTGAGACGACACCAGCGCACACACACTGGAGACAGCAAACGCTATGCCTGCGCGTTGTGTGGCCTTCGAGTGGTGTCGGCCAATCACCTGCAGAGACACATGCAGACGCATGTCGATGAGCTGCCGCACCGCTGTCCGGACTGTGGAAAACCATTCAGACGCAAAGACAAACTGATGGAGCACATGAGGATACACACCGGAGAGAAACCCTACCAGTGTGCACTGTGTGACGCCACATTCAGGTGGAGGGCGGGGCTTAATGCTCACCAGCAGAATCACACAGTAGACGAAGCTCTCTGA
- the LOC115428106 gene encoding gastrula zinc finger protein XlCGF57.1-like isoform X1: MSGSVSVPEQCLPKLQQLKRFVSERLSAAALEIIDAVERTMMDIQEEVRTGNKQDGGQPRNASPVAEWQDGHPEVQTVFYPNFYEGGSEQEEEDEEEFKGEEEEEDGNDQDPDFSLQQSDDAADEELALSQIGRDEPNRESKRSADGDVKVKKTYPCDVCSKSFDRPCRLQIHQRTHTGERPFQCPDCDKSFRSKALLSAHERTHSGERPFCCHDCGKCFLHNQALVEHLRTHSGERPFSCQTCSLTFTAKSHLTRHLLTHSGERKHLCVVCGKAYKRKEHLSGHMRAHSGERPFSCRDCGRSYGDRGHLRRHQRTHTGDSKRYACALCGLRVVSANHLQRHMQTHVDELPHRCPDCGKPFRRKDKLMEHMRIHTGEKPYQCALCDATFRWRAGLNAHQQNHTVDEAL, from the exons ATGTCTGGTTCCGTGTCGGTACCGGAGCAGTGCCTGCCGAAGCTGCAGCAGTTGAAGCGGTTCGTGTCAGAGCGTCTGTCTGCAGCAGCCCTGGAGATCATCGACGCGGTGGAGAGGACGATGATGGACATCCAGGAGGAAGTTCGGACCGGCAACAAACAAGATGGCGGACAGCCGCGGAACGCCTCACCTGTGGCCGAGTGGCAGGACGGACATCCAG AGGTGCAGACTGTATTTTACCCAAATTTCTATGAAGGTGGGtctgaacaggaggaggaggatgaggaggagtttaaaggtgaggaagaagaagaagatggaaatGACCAGGATCCAGACTTCAGTCTTCAGCAGAGTGACGATGCAGCAGATGAGGAGCTGGCTTTGTCCCAGATTGGCAGAGACGAACCAAACAGGGAGAGCAAGAGGTCTGCTGACGGTGATGTGAAAGTGAAGAAGACATATCCGTGTGATGTGTGTTCGAAGAGCTTCGACCGGCCGTGTCGTCTGCAGATCCACCAGAGGACACACACAGGTGAGAGGCCGTTCCAGTGTCCCGACTGTGACAAGAGCTTCAGGAGCAAAGCACTGCTGTCGGCGCATGAGAGGACGCATAGCGGTGAGCGGCCGTTCTGTTGTCATGACTGCGGGAAGTGTTTCCTTCACAACCAGGCGCTGGTGGAGCACTTGCGAACCCACAGTGGAGAGCGGCCGTTCAGCTGTCAGACCTGCAGCCTGACCTTCACTGCCAAGAGTCACCTGACCCGACACCTGCTCACACACTCAG GTGAGAGAAAGCACCTGTGTGTGGTTTGTGGGAAGGCCTACAAGAGGAAGGAACACCTGAGCGGCCACATGAGGGCGCACAGTGGCGAACGGCCGTTCAGCTGCAGAGACTGCGGCCGCAGTTATGGTGACCGCGGACACCTGAGACGACACCAGCGCACACACACTGGAGACAGCAAACGCTATGCCTGCGCGTTGTGTGGCCTTCGAGTGGTGTCGGCCAATCACCTGCAGAGACACATGCAGACGCATGTCGATGAGCTGCCGCACCGCTGTCCGGACTGTGGAAAACCATTCAGACGCAAAGACAAACTGATGGAGCACATGAGGATACACACCGGAGAGAAACCCTACCAGTGTGCACTGTGTGACGCCACATTCAGGTGGAGGGCGGGGCTTAATGCTCACCAGCAGAATCACACAGTAGACGAAGCTCTCTGA
- the LOC115428116 gene encoding PR domain zinc finger protein 5-like, producing MSQKVQVLRSLVEQRLTAATEEIFGLFERAIAEHEEEFCRTKEENRRLRQMLDEVLNPNVPKTVSPSDIQVVKVVKEERQEWSPSLVQECPQVPRIKEEEREVLIIQKQPQVLERADTTQITIGEDGRATTQVSQFHQGQTVENTMEISEEDCGGSDPDPDFPSDTENTDNSSDSEDSNKAQKQKRRHQSYLHPKTAPPSARVYEHRKTEPNGEDYGSPKPGSSIKREIQTDSDKTENSSDSEGNDDQKRGKSHSKHHQCSECNKVFSTGQVVKKHKKSAVRRAHHSGSKRDVHKKSQTEKKWYSCPVCRKIFLREFDVQRHMMVHTQEKHSAEQRHNQEPK from the exons aTGTCCCAGAAAGTGCAGGTTTTGAGATCActggtggagcagagactaactgcGGCCActgaagagatatttgggctgtttgaaagaGCCATAGCAGAGCATGAGGAGGAATTTTGTCGAACCAAAGAAGAAAACCGGCGACTGAGACAAATGCTGGACGAAGTTTTGAACCCAAATGTACCCAAAACAG TGAGTCCTTCAGACATCCAGGTCGTGAAGGTGGTGAAAGAAGAGAGGCAGGAGTGGAGCCCCAGTCTAGTCCAGGAGTGTCCTCAAGTTCCCCGTATTAAAGAGGAAGAAAGGGAAGTGTTGATCATACAGAAGCAGCCTCAAGTGCTGGAGAGGGCTGATACCACCCAGATCACAATTGGTGAAGACGGTAGAGCAACGACTCAGGTCTCACAGTTTCATCAAGGACAAACTGTGGAGAACACAATGGAAATCTCTGAAGAGGACTGTGggggatcagatccagatccagatttCCCATCAGATACTGAAAACACCGACAACTCCTCTGACTCAGAGGACAGCAACAAGGCTCAGAAGCAGAAGAGGAGACATCAGTCGTATCTCCACCCAAAGACGGCGCCTCCAAGTGCCAGGGTATATGAACATAGGAAAACTGAACCAAACGGAGAGGACTATGGGAGTCCAAAACCAGGCAGCAGCATAAAGCGAGAGATTCAAACAGATTCAGATAAGACCGAAAATTCTTCTGACTCTGAGGGCAATGATGATCAGAAACGGGGAAAGTCTCACAGCAAACATCATCAGTGCTCGGAGTGTAATAAAGTGTTTTCCACGGGGCAGGTTGTGAAGAAGCACAAGAAATCCGCGGTCAGAAGAGCTCACCATTCAGGATCAAAGCGAGATGTTCACAAGAagtctcagacagaaaaaaaatggtACAGCTGTCCAGTCTGTCGGAAAATCTTCTTACGTGAATTTGATGTTCAGAGACATATGATGGTCCATACACAGGAGAAACATTCTGCTGAACAAAGACACAATCAGGAACCCAAATAA